One bacterium DNA segment encodes these proteins:
- a CDS encoding tetratricopeptide repeat protein, whose amino-acid sequence MTPSPASGRRRLLWPLLVLGLLPLMMGCGAYFNTYYNANKAYRKGEQTYALSGAKSARASYDDCLRISSKLLQFYPESRWVDDTILLIGQCYVRLDQHHRALRKFDELEAGFPDSPLLPRGRIWRARALLALEREDDCQLELARLDLATMDRADRVEALRVASALHRKRGSRQRLLESQEALLKTARRQADRAEINAEMAATYEEEGNWEAALGHYNAVRRHRPNFSLLFRSWLGNLDNNLRLGRLESVERRLRKLRKDERFYAERHALDLRQGWLAEQRGDPGRAKGEWAAILKDFPRTASSAGAAYSLGRIFLFADDQLDSARTYFKRASSEKAGSVWADSSTTALALLESLDKTHKEIKRLDDLIRVRLVKLDPDSARHEAARALLPRLRATRDSLRADSLRQLEVPPSDSLVVAGGEEERDPPALATEEREGLPVVAADTLDGTRGGRDARRGGRVRLFDFQRKEREAERADSLRAAQLADSLHLAEERARQRWDDSLLVTAVLDTLSRHPAIDSLRLVAEADSLAGLRFDQRFYLAEFQAKRLSRPQRADSLMRDLLADQAATREQQARLHYAYGCLRLDQFADTSGLAWLRGLVETWPQTPAANPARDRLGLPRAMTEADSATVLLESAEKLWLREGDLLGAMAAYQELADRHPTTAQAATALLAAGTIAWHELERPEWGEPTFRRVLRDFPDHPAAAQLRRRLGQEVAVAAPKAKAVAEERQVVQTEEAHLSESGGFIDPEPAKPLADRLQDFRRRFGELGRLRVDQILE is encoded by the coding sequence ATGACCCCTTCTCCCGCCTCCGGGCGGCGGCGCCTGCTCTGGCCGCTGCTTGTCCTTGGCCTGCTTCCCCTCATGATGGGATGCGGGGCCTATTTCAACACCTACTACAACGCCAACAAGGCCTACCGCAAGGGCGAGCAGACCTACGCCCTCAGCGGCGCCAAGAGCGCCCGCGCCAGTTATGACGACTGCCTGCGCATCAGTTCCAAGCTGCTGCAGTTCTACCCGGAGTCGCGCTGGGTGGACGACACCATCCTGCTCATCGGTCAATGCTACGTGCGGCTCGATCAGCACCACCGCGCCCTGCGCAAATTCGACGAGCTGGAAGCCGGCTTCCCGGACTCGCCCCTCCTCCCCCGGGGACGCATCTGGCGCGCCCGGGCCCTGCTCGCCCTGGAGCGGGAGGACGACTGCCAGCTCGAGCTGGCCCGCCTGGACCTGGCCACGATGGATCGCGCCGACCGGGTGGAGGCGCTGCGCGTGGCCAGCGCTCTTCACCGGAAGCGGGGATCCCGCCAGCGCCTGCTCGAATCCCAGGAAGCGTTGCTGAAGACGGCCCGCCGCCAGGCCGACCGGGCCGAGATCAACGCGGAAATGGCCGCCACCTACGAGGAGGAGGGAAACTGGGAGGCGGCTCTTGGGCATTACAACGCCGTGCGGCGCCATCGGCCCAACTTCTCCCTGCTTTTCCGCTCCTGGTTGGGCAACCTGGACAACAACCTCCGCCTGGGGCGGCTGGAGTCCGTGGAGCGGCGCCTGCGCAAGCTGCGCAAGGACGAGCGCTTCTACGCGGAGCGGCACGCCCTGGATCTGCGCCAGGGCTGGCTGGCCGAGCAGCGCGGTGATCCGGGCCGGGCCAAGGGCGAATGGGCGGCCATTCTCAAGGACTTCCCACGCACCGCGAGCTCGGCCGGGGCGGCCTACTCGCTTGGCCGCATCTTCCTCTTCGCCGACGACCAGTTGGACAGCGCCCGCACCTACTTCAAGCGGGCCTCCAGCGAGAAGGCCGGCAGCGTCTGGGCCGACTCCAGCACCACCGCCTTGGCCTTGCTCGAGTCGCTGGACAAGACGCACAAGGAGATCAAGCGCCTGGACGATCTCATTCGAGTGCGCCTGGTCAAGCTGGATCCGGACAGCGCCCGCCACGAGGCGGCACGGGCCCTGCTGCCACGCCTGCGAGCGACACGGGACAGCCTGCGGGCCGATTCCCTCCGCCAGCTGGAGGTGCCGCCGTCGGACAGCCTGGTCGTGGCTGGCGGGGAGGAGGAGCGGGATCCGCCGGCCCTGGCCACCGAGGAGAGGGAAGGCTTGCCGGTCGTGGCCGCCGACACCCTGGACGGCACGCGGGGCGGTCGCGACGCCCGGCGCGGCGGCCGGGTCCGCCTCTTCGATTTTCAGCGCAAGGAGCGGGAGGCGGAGCGGGCCGACAGCCTGCGCGCCGCACAGCTGGCAGACAGCCTGCACCTGGCGGAGGAGAGGGCCCGGCAGCGCTGGGACGACTCCCTGCTGGTCACCGCCGTCCTGGACACCTTGAGCCGGCATCCGGCCATCGACAGCCTGCGGCTGGTGGCGGAGGCGGACAGCCTGGCCGGGCTGCGCTTCGACCAGCGCTTCTATCTGGCGGAGTTCCAGGCCAAGCGCCTCAGCCGGCCCCAACGCGCCGACAGTCTCATGCGCGATCTGCTGGCCGACCAGGCCGCCACCCGCGAGCAGCAGGCCCGCCTGCACTATGCCTATGGCTGCCTGCGCCTGGACCAGTTCGCCGACACCAGCGGCCTCGCCTGGCTGCGCGGCCTGGTCGAGACCTGGCCGCAGACTCCGGCCGCCAACCCGGCACGGGACCGACTGGGTCTACCCCGCGCCATGACCGAGGCCGACAGCGCCACCGTCCTGCTTGAATCGGCCGAGAAGCTTTGGCTGCGCGAAGGCGACCTGCTGGGCGCGATGGCGGCTTACCAGGAGCTGGCCGACCGCCATCCCACCACGGCCCAGGCGGCCACCGCCTTGCTGGCCGCCGGCACCATCGCCTGGCATGAGCTGGAGCGCCCAGAGTGGGGGGAGCCAACCTTCCGCCGTGTCCTGCGGGACTTCCCCGACCATCCGGCCGCCGCCCAGCTGCGCCGGCGCCTGGGACAGGAGGTGGCGGTGGCCGCGCCCAAGGCCAAGGCCGTGGCCGAGGAGAGGCAGGTTGTGCAGACGGAGGAGGCGCACTTGAGTGAAAGCGGGGGCTTCATCGATCCGGAACCCGCCAAGCCGCTGGCGGATCGCCTGCAGGACTTCAGGCGCCGCTTCGGGGAGCTGGGCCGCCTGCGCGTGGACCAGATCCTGGAGTAA
- a CDS encoding FAD-binding oxidoreductase produces the protein MDTARPCHEDLVVDSCEALGAELFLLRLILPGPDEAAAFQAGQFAQLAVPGHALPRPFSILRSRNGKLELLVKQVGSGTAWLAGRRAGDRVATLWPLGHGFRHRLAEDGRTLPWLLVGGGVGIAPLIALQEQESRRERLRLLFGYRDRATAEASARLHPGLEVLLATEDGSLGFPGRVTELLSHVLEEGPARLFCCGPAAMMEAVAALARERDLPCLLSLETLMGCGIGICVGCAVPRPDGGYALACQTGPVFPSTELVPGGLA, from the coding sequence GTGGACACTGCCCGGCCATGCCATGAGGACCTTGTGGTGGACTCCTGCGAGGCGCTGGGAGCGGAGCTGTTCCTGCTGCGCCTGATCCTGCCTGGTCCGGATGAGGCCGCCGCGTTCCAAGCGGGGCAGTTCGCCCAATTGGCCGTGCCGGGCCACGCTCTGCCGCGCCCTTTCTCCATCCTGCGCAGCAGAAACGGCAAGCTGGAGCTGCTGGTGAAGCAGGTGGGGTCCGGCACCGCCTGGCTGGCCGGCCGCCGCGCCGGGGACAGGGTGGCCACCCTCTGGCCACTGGGCCACGGTTTCCGCCACCGCCTGGCGGAGGACGGGAGAACGCTTCCCTGGTTGCTGGTGGGAGGCGGCGTGGGCATCGCGCCGCTCATCGCCCTGCAGGAGCAGGAGAGCCGCCGGGAGCGCCTGCGTCTCCTCTTCGGCTACCGGGATCGCGCCACGGCGGAGGCCTCCGCCCGGCTGCATCCCGGCCTCGAGGTCCTGCTGGCCACCGAGGACGGCTCCCTGGGCTTTCCCGGCCGCGTGACGGAGTTATTGTCGCACGTGCTGGAGGAGGGGCCGGCCCGACTCTTCTGCTGCGGTCCCGCCGCCATGATGGAGGCGGTCGCCGCCCTGGCCCGGGAGCGCGACCTGCCCTGCCTGCTCAGCCTGGAAACCCTGATGGGCTGCGGCATCGGCATCTGCGTGGGTTGCGCCGTGCCGCGTCCCGACGGGGGCTACGCCCTCGCCTGCCAAACTGGTCCGGTCTTTCCCTCAACCGAGCTCGTGCCGGGAGGCCTGGCATGA
- a CDS encoding dihydroorotate dehydrogenase, which produces MSRLSVSLGDLRLGNPVCLASGTCGFGQELAGLLPIHELGGLFTKAVTPEPRAGNAMPRLAETAHGLLNSIGLANPGLDVFICDKLPWLRACGTAVFVNVAGRTAEDYLAVVAGLEALEADLPAARRLAGIELNVSCPNVKEGGISFGARPAPLADLVARVRRIWSGRLLVKLTPQVADVGEMARAAAEAGADGLTLINTIPGMSIDLGSRRPRTITNTSGYSGPAIKPVAVAQVWQAARAVRIPVVGIGGIDHGRDVVEFMLAGASAVQVGTASFARPRRAREILSEFEAWLDAEGVATAAELIGALRPW; this is translated from the coding sequence ATGAGCCGCCTGAGCGTCAGCCTGGGCGACCTGCGCCTGGGCAATCCCGTCTGCCTCGCCTCCGGCACCTGCGGCTTCGGACAAGAGCTGGCCGGTCTCCTGCCCATCCACGAGTTGGGCGGCCTCTTCACCAAGGCCGTCACCCCCGAGCCGCGGGCGGGCAATGCCATGCCCCGGCTGGCGGAGACGGCCCATGGTCTGCTCAACTCCATCGGTCTGGCCAATCCGGGACTGGACGTCTTCATTTGCGACAAGCTGCCCTGGTTGCGCGCCTGCGGCACGGCCGTCTTCGTCAACGTGGCGGGGCGCACGGCGGAGGATTACCTGGCCGTCGTCGCCGGCCTGGAGGCGTTGGAGGCGGACCTGCCCGCCGCCCGGCGGCTGGCCGGCATCGAGCTGAACGTGAGCTGCCCCAACGTCAAGGAGGGCGGCATCAGTTTCGGGGCCCGTCCCGCCCCCCTCGCGGACCTGGTCGCCCGTGTGCGGCGGATCTGGAGCGGCCGCCTGCTGGTCAAGCTGACGCCCCAGGTGGCCGACGTGGGCGAGATGGCCCGCGCCGCCGCGGAGGCCGGCGCCGACGGCCTCACCCTCATCAACACCATCCCCGGCATGTCCATCGACCTGGGCAGCCGCCGGCCCCGCACCATCACCAACACAAGCGGCTACAGCGGCCCGGCCATCAAGCCCGTGGCCGTGGCCCAGGTCTGGCAGGCGGCGCGGGCCGTGCGCATTCCGGTGGTGGGCATCGGCGGCATCGACCATGGCCGCGATGTGGTGGAGTTCATGCTGGCCGGGGCGAGCGCCGTCCAGGTGGGCACCGCCTCCTTCGCCCGGCCGCGGCGGGCCCGCGAGATCCTGTCCGAATTCGAGGCGTGGCTGGATGCCGAGGGCGTGGCCACCGCCGCGGAGTTGATCGGTGCCCTTCGGCCCTGGTAG
- a CDS encoding septal ring lytic transglycosylase RlpA family protein — MSRRALPRILAMAPGLAGLLLVLSCSAAPRFTRPDQPLRRPGRSAHLESPAPTSEVEAQAGQVWRTRASWYGDEFHGRPTASGEPFNLGAVSAAHRELPFGTWLQVTNLANGRKLEVRVNDRGPFKEGRELDLSREAARRLGFLEAGTAEVEVRVLSLP, encoded by the coding sequence ATGAGCCGGCGGGCCCTCCCCCGCATCTTGGCCATGGCGCCAGGTCTGGCGGGCCTTCTGCTTGTCCTTTCATGCAGCGCCGCCCCCCGCTTCACCCGGCCTGACCAGCCCCTCCGCCGTCCAGGCCGCTCGGCGCATCTGGAGTCGCCGGCCCCGACAAGCGAAGTGGAGGCGCAGGCGGGGCAGGTCTGGCGGACGCGCGCCTCCTGGTACGGGGATGAGTTCCACGGCCGACCCACCGCCTCGGGCGAGCCCTTCAACCTGGGCGCGGTCAGCGCCGCCCACCGCGAGCTGCCCTTCGGCACCTGGCTGCAGGTGACGAACCTGGCCAACGGACGCAAGTTGGAGGTGCGGGTCAATGATCGCGGACCCTTCAAGGAGGGACGGGAATTGGATTTGAGCCGCGAGGCGGCCCGCCGGCTGGGCTTTCTCGAGGCCGGCACGGCCGAGGTGGAGGTGCGCGTGCTCTCCCTGCCCTGA
- a CDS encoding class II aldolase/adducin family protein: MSESELRQELEAAARLLHARGLVAAYEGNLSARLSPVGTSHHPARSLMLCSPARCCKGELRARDFLRLDEQGRPSGGGNPSTEVELHLGIYRHLPEAVAVVHAHPPHATAFACTAEGLAPLLVPELHLLLGGPVPLAPYAPPGSPELFASLRPWLGRSPVILLANHGAVAISTRSARDAVHLLDQVEQVARLTWLARQLGSLRLLPGTAP; this comes from the coding sequence ATGAGCGAATCCGAGCTGCGCCAGGAGCTGGAGGCGGCCGCCCGCCTGCTTCACGCCCGGGGCCTGGTGGCCGCCTATGAGGGCAACCTGAGCGCCCGCCTCTCCCCCGTCGGCACCTCCCACCACCCGGCGCGATCGCTGATGCTGTGCAGTCCCGCCCGCTGCTGCAAGGGGGAATTGAGGGCCCGCGATTTCCTGCGGCTGGACGAGCAGGGCCGCCCATCGGGAGGTGGGAATCCCAGCACGGAGGTGGAGCTGCATCTGGGCATCTACCGCCACCTGCCGGAGGCGGTGGCCGTCGTCCACGCCCATCCGCCCCACGCCACGGCCTTTGCCTGCACGGCCGAGGGACTGGCGCCACTGCTGGTGCCGGAGCTGCACCTGCTGCTGGGGGGACCAGTGCCACTCGCCCCCTACGCCCCGCCCGGCAGTCCGGAGCTCTTTGCCTCGCTGCGGCCCTGGCTGGGCCGCTCGCCGGTCATCCTCCTGGCCAACCACGGCGCCGTGGCCATCTCCACGCGCTCGGCGCGCGATGCCGTCCATCTGCTGGACCAGGTGGAGCAGGTGGCGCGCCTCACCTGGCTGGCCAGGCAACTGGGCTCCCTGCGACTTCTGCCTGGAACGGCGCCATGA
- a CDS encoding TonB-dependent receptor, protein MHTFALALLSCVVSLHASPPEVLRLWGQVRDAGGGVPCALVVAVGQDSCLTDEHGNYAFDRLPMGPCHLLVRAPGHETLRMRFWLRREAFLPIELAARATLAAGFAEDSLRLIHPVTAGGRVDLDGDGRPDRAGDSPLLHPRQRLIDLLPAEDGWGGVWPARVEGGVLTPAGGLHAMGHPTFFGVRVREGVDLTPEPPTVRQAVWMEAAGGRGREGGLHLGQSLGAWHRLTLDASVRAQEPVPHGGREHQHHDLALGHRWLAAPRLTLNQQFRIAQSRRDDITTTLPGLYLPLCSAEEWRQVDLSSRELSWSGRAAWVPSFQHRSEVLLWVRHRRQESAGLELDRVLDRLLPAVGLSSGQRHLFSTRREDERKAWGLRAALEQRHVRGRLQLGLELEQQARTMAGSMSADSLLTTGRHPWLQVEEQTTNLATGLRDRWHWSSALALEGAMDLRYRYYELRRRRVGLFQLSDVPDIGFNQDLLSLDPRLAILVGEGEPRLEVYWQRSRQMSTVPGWWDPGKSVESLWDGPLIAAVAGGEMEGLLPAPLVDQAGLWAWRPGSTLDLRLGLWGRRWVDLPMPFWTARGQALLPGQLTRPLDAREAGGDLRLDWRLPPLRGALQGSWRRTWLEGLWWQPVPDSSQWISRLRHLDKLPGVPTFSLMAEAGASWCWGGWQVEPALTARWQGERDAGNAPGWPGRLPAALRLDGEAACRWQAWSAWRLTLWARNLLDEDAPEAAWLTWAADQRVGRVVTVPAAGRVAGLRVAWSRP, encoded by the coding sequence ATGCACACGTTCGCCCTGGCGCTGCTCAGCTGTGTTGTCTCCCTCCATGCGAGTCCCCCCGAGGTCCTGCGCCTGTGGGGCCAGGTCCGTGACGCGGGCGGCGGCGTGCCTTGCGCCCTGGTGGTGGCGGTTGGGCAGGACAGCTGCCTGACGGATGAACATGGCAACTACGCCTTCGACCGGCTGCCCATGGGTCCCTGCCATCTGCTGGTAAGGGCCCCTGGCCACGAGACGCTGCGCATGCGGTTCTGGCTGCGGCGTGAGGCCTTCCTCCCCATCGAACTGGCGGCGCGGGCCACGCTGGCCGCCGGCTTCGCCGAGGATTCCCTCCGGCTCATCCACCCGGTCACGGCGGGTGGAAGGGTCGACTTGGACGGGGATGGCCGCCCCGACCGGGCGGGGGACAGTCCCCTCCTCCACCCACGGCAGCGGCTGATCGACCTGCTGCCCGCCGAGGACGGCTGGGGCGGCGTCTGGCCGGCCCGGGTCGAGGGTGGGGTCCTGACGCCCGCCGGCGGCCTCCACGCCATGGGCCATCCCACTTTCTTCGGCGTGCGCGTGCGGGAGGGCGTGGACCTGACACCGGAACCGCCCACGGTCCGTCAAGCCGTGTGGATGGAGGCGGCGGGTGGCCGTGGCCGGGAAGGGGGCCTGCACCTGGGGCAATCCCTGGGCGCCTGGCATCGCCTGACACTGGACGCCTCGGTGCGGGCGCAGGAGCCAGTCCCCCATGGTGGCCGCGAACACCAGCACCACGACCTCGCCCTGGGACATCGCTGGCTGGCGGCCCCCCGTCTCACGCTGAATCAGCAGTTCCGCATTGCCCAGTCCCGGCGGGACGACATCACCACGACGCTGCCGGGCCTCTATCTGCCCCTGTGCTCCGCCGAGGAGTGGCGCCAGGTGGATCTCAGCTCCCGCGAGCTGTCCTGGAGCGGGCGGGCGGCCTGGGTGCCTTCCTTTCAGCATCGCAGCGAGGTTCTCCTCTGGGTCCGCCATCGTCGGCAGGAATCCGCAGGATTGGAGCTGGACCGCGTCCTGGACCGCCTGCTGCCCGCCGTCGGCCTCTCCTCCGGCCAGCGCCACCTCTTCTCCACTCGTCGGGAGGACGAGCGGAAAGCCTGGGGCCTGCGCGCCGCCCTGGAACAGCGGCATGTGCGCGGCCGCCTGCAGCTTGGCCTGGAGTTGGAACAACAGGCGCGCACCATGGCGGGCAGCATGTCCGCGGACAGCCTGTTGACCACCGGTCGCCATCCCTGGCTGCAGGTCGAGGAGCAGACAACCAATCTGGCGACCGGACTGCGTGACCGCTGGCATTGGTCCTCCGCCCTCGCCCTGGAGGGGGCGATGGATCTGCGCTACCGCTATTACGAGCTGAGGCGGCGACGAGTCGGCTTGTTCCAGCTGAGCGACGTGCCGGACATCGGCTTCAACCAGGATCTGCTCAGCCTCGACCCTCGTCTGGCCATCCTTGTGGGCGAGGGGGAGCCGCGCCTCGAGGTCTATTGGCAGCGCAGCCGACAGATGAGCACGGTGCCGGGTTGGTGGGACCCGGGCAAGAGCGTGGAATCTCTCTGGGACGGACCGCTCATCGCCGCCGTGGCGGGGGGCGAGATGGAGGGGCTTCTGCCCGCCCCGCTCGTCGACCAGGCCGGGCTGTGGGCCTGGCGTCCGGGTTCCACGCTGGATCTGCGGCTGGGCCTGTGGGGACGCCGTTGGGTGGATCTGCCCATGCCCTTCTGGACTGCCCGTGGCCAGGCCTTGCTGCCCGGCCAGCTCACACGTCCCCTGGACGCCCGAGAAGCCGGCGGCGATCTGCGGCTCGATTGGCGCCTGCCCCCGCTCAGAGGCGCGCTGCAGGGGTCGTGGCGGCGGACCTGGCTGGAGGGCCTGTGGTGGCAACCTGTTCCGGACAGCAGCCAGTGGATCAGCCGCCTGCGCCACCTGGACAAGCTGCCGGGCGTCCCCACCTTCTCCCTGATGGCCGAAGCGGGAGCATCCTGGTGCTGGGGAGGATGGCAGGTGGAGCCGGCCCTGACAGCGCGCTGGCAGGGGGAGCGTGACGCGGGGAACGCTCCCGGCTGGCCCGGTCGCCTGCCCGCCGCCCTGCGCCTGGACGGCGAGGCCGCCTGCCGGTGGCAGGCTTGGTCCGCCTGGCGTCTGACGCTGTGGGCGCGCAACCTGCTGGACGAGGATGCGCCGGAGGCGGCCTGGCTGACCTGGGCGGCGGATCAACGCGTCGGCCGCGTCGTGACCGTGCCTGCCGCCGGACGCGTGGCCGGTCTGCGGGTCGCCTGGAGCCGGCCATGA
- a CDS encoding SDR family NAD(P)-dependent oxidoreductase translates to MTQPPVKPLALILGAGSGAGGALALVLAGRGCDLLLVDPSGNRLVALHSECRAAGACASLFQGDLARREDRSDLLTFIRLADAKPDIIVFIAGGSLRDPGLAAPLAQVRRLEEGGLRALDELLRDALLPAMLREGNGYLLVLAPASHLHPTAGAVAGSAQGGGLRNYLAALRQGLRAKGLGVTLCACAGRFEASLCPGGQRPAPAPVHRVVRALFARQEVVGMPAWGGVALRMAGWPLAWAGSWLVKREHGDQVEPPSP, encoded by the coding sequence ATGACTCAACCGCCCGTCAAACCCCTGGCCCTCATCCTGGGAGCCGGCAGCGGCGCCGGCGGGGCGCTGGCCCTGGTCTTGGCCGGACGAGGCTGTGATTTGCTTCTGGTCGACCCCTCGGGCAACAGACTGGTCGCGCTGCACTCCGAGTGCAGGGCGGCCGGGGCCTGTGCCAGCCTCTTCCAGGGCGATCTTGCCCGCCGGGAGGACAGAAGCGATCTGCTCACCTTCATCCGCCTGGCCGACGCCAAGCCGGACATCATCGTCTTCATCGCCGGTGGCTCTCTGCGGGATCCGGGATTGGCGGCGCCCCTTGCCCAGGTCCGCCGTCTGGAGGAGGGCGGCCTGCGCGCCCTGGATGAGCTGCTGCGCGACGCCCTGCTGCCGGCCATGCTGCGGGAGGGCAACGGCTACCTGCTGGTGCTGGCCCCGGCATCCCACCTTCATCCCACGGCCGGAGCAGTGGCGGGTTCGGCCCAGGGAGGCGGCCTGCGCAACTATCTGGCCGCCCTGCGCCAGGGACTGCGGGCCAAGGGATTGGGGGTCACCCTGTGCGCCTGCGCCGGCCGCTTCGAAGCCTCATTGTGCCCCGGCGGCCAACGACCCGCCCCCGCGCCGGTCCACCGCGTGGTGCGGGCACTTTTTGCGCGACAGGAGGTCGTGGGGATGCCGGCCTGGGGTGGCGTCGCCCTGCGCATGGCCGGCTGGCCCCTGGCCTGGGCCGGTTCCTGGCTGGTCAAGCGGGAGCATGGCGATCAGGTGGAGCCGCCATCGCCTTGA
- a CDS encoding PhoU domain-containing protein, with protein MLKGFLSLFNKESLLDQALKDTHTMLLQAETMVRVARQALRETEHAPAELDISKMDQVVNRYESEVRRKVFTHLTVMGNEEVYPALVLISIIIDVERVGDYAKNIVELAREHEPRLQAGEFETELCRIEEQVIERLLPQGRQCFQQNDEKAAATLIADLNWVNPACDRITNILVSGRQPVDLPPFTQVALALYVRYLKRINSHWLNILTSLVNPFDRIGFRRAPLD; from the coding sequence ATGCTGAAGGGCTTCCTGTCCCTCTTCAACAAGGAAAGCCTGCTCGATCAGGCCCTCAAGGACACCCACACCATGCTGCTCCAGGCCGAGACGATGGTCCGGGTCGCGCGGCAGGCCCTGCGCGAGACGGAGCACGCCCCGGCGGAGCTTGACATCAGCAAGATGGACCAGGTGGTGAACCGCTACGAATCGGAGGTGCGGCGCAAGGTCTTCACCCACTTGACGGTGATGGGCAATGAGGAAGTCTATCCGGCCCTCGTCCTGATCAGCATCATCATCGACGTGGAGCGGGTGGGCGACTATGCCAAGAACATCGTTGAGCTGGCGCGGGAGCACGAGCCGCGCCTGCAAGCCGGGGAGTTCGAGACGGAGCTGTGCCGCATCGAGGAGCAGGTGATTGAGCGTCTGCTGCCGCAGGGGCGCCAGTGCTTCCAGCAGAATGACGAGAAGGCGGCCGCCACCCTCATCGCGGACCTCAACTGGGTCAACCCGGCCTGTGACCGCATCACCAACATCCTGGTGTCCGGCCGGCAGCCGGTGGACCTGCCCCCCTTCACCCAGGTGGCGCTGGCCCTCTATGTCCGCTATCTGAAGCGGATCAACTCCCACTGGTTGAACATCCTCACCAGTCTGGTCAATCCCTTCGACCGGATCGGCTTCCGCCGTGCCCCCCTGGATTGA
- a CDS encoding Na/Pi symporter codes for MNPSQTPPGRSLWLSMVLLVVLLILFFLAIEWMSQSFKLFGQDLPRLLLNYTSNPLVALFIGILATSLMQSSSATTSMVVAMVASGSLQLELAVPIMMGANIGTSVTNTLVSMAHINRSSEFRRAFSASIVHDFFNVLCVLVFFPLEYFTGFFHNAGQWLAGLVADVHGMEVLSPLKALVEPLARGVITQLTKVLPTDGPWHLHAWCSLLCAFTLLFLAIVMLTRVLKGVALSRAENWFEASIFRSSIRSLLIGVLLTIAVQSSSVSTSLIVPFAGAGLLSLKQIFPYTLGANLGTTITAMLAALSTQNPAAVAIAMVHTLFNAAGTALFLPLSRLPIGLASGMAELALRSRLIPMLYVLMAFFVVPLGLIFLLK; via the coding sequence ATGAACCCATCCCAGACGCCACCGGGCCGGTCCCTGTGGCTCAGCATGGTCCTGTTGGTCGTCCTGCTCATCCTGTTCTTTCTTGCCATCGAATGGATGTCCCAATCCTTCAAGCTGTTCGGGCAGGATTTGCCCCGCCTCTTGCTGAACTACACATCCAACCCCCTCGTCGCCTTGTTCATCGGAATTCTGGCCACCAGTCTTATGCAGAGTTCCAGCGCCACCACGTCCATGGTCGTGGCCATGGTGGCCTCAGGGTCCCTGCAGCTGGAACTGGCTGTTCCCATCATGATGGGAGCCAACATTGGCACCTCGGTGACCAACACCCTGGTCTCCATGGCCCACATCAACCGCAGTTCCGAGTTCCGTCGCGCCTTCTCCGCCTCCATTGTCCATGATTTCTTCAACGTGCTCTGCGTCCTGGTCTTTTTCCCCTTGGAGTACTTCACGGGCTTCTTCCACAATGCCGGGCAATGGCTGGCCGGCCTGGTCGCCGACGTTCATGGCATGGAGGTGCTGAGTCCGCTCAAGGCTCTGGTTGAACCGCTGGCCAGAGGTGTCATCACCCAGCTCACCAAGGTGCTGCCGACGGACGGGCCCTGGCACCTGCATGCCTGGTGTTCCCTGTTGTGCGCCTTCACCCTGCTCTTCCTGGCCATTGTCATGCTGACGCGGGTCTTGAAGGGCGTGGCCCTGTCCCGGGCGGAGAACTGGTTCGAGGCCAGCATCTTCCGCTCCTCCATCCGCTCCCTGCTGATCGGCGTCCTGCTCACCATCGCGGTGCAGTCCAGCAGCGTTTCCACCAGCCTCATCGTCCCCTTCGCAGGGGCCGGGCTGCTATCCCTCAAGCAAATCTTCCCCTACACCCTGGGGGCCAACCTCGGCACGACCATCACGGCCATGCTGGCCGCCCTCTCCACCCAGAACCCGGCGGCCGTGGCCATTGCCATGGTCCACACCTTGTTCAACGCGGCGGGGACGGCCCTCTTCCTCCCCCTTAGTCGCCTGCCCATCGGCCTGGCCTCGGGCATGGCCGAACTGGCCCTGCGCAGCCGATTGATCCCCATGCTCTACGTCCTGATGGCCTTTTTCGTCGTGCCCCTTGGCTTGATTTTTCTGCTGAAATAG